Proteins encoded together in one Drosophila suzukii unplaced genomic scaffold, CBGP_Dsuzu_IsoJpt1.0 scf_10, whole genome shotgun sequence window:
- the LOC139354572 gene encoding uncharacterized protein isoform X2: MDILPVAPSQRKTTSNTISDDLFIRTPDTKTTSYLAAKAQLEDPLASIGKRKIGRPLRNSWRSHSQPLPVCWAASCRISGSTPFSHFLKVQYAYWDSELYCGGAGKMAKHPWDEKEALIY, translated from the exons atggacatcctgccggTCGCGccctcgcaaagaaa aaccaccagtaatacgatctccgacgacctcTTCATTAGGACTCCGGACACCAAgaccaccagctacttggcagctaaGGCGCAGCTGGAGGAcccgctggcttctatagggaagaggaaaatagggcgcccgctaaggaacagttggagaAGCCATAGCCAGCCTCTGCCAGTATGCTGGGCGGCTTCTTGCAGAatcagcggatcaaccccgttctcccacttcctcaaggtccaatatgcctattgggactcggaaCTGTACTGCGGTGGAGCGGGAAAGATGGcaaagcatccgtgggacgagaaggaagctttaatCTACTAA
- the RpL21 gene encoding large ribosomal subunit protein eL21, giving the protein MTNSKGYRRGTRDMFSRPFRKHGVIPLSTYMRVFKIGDIVDIKGHGAVQKGLPYKAYHGKTGRIFNVTQHAVGVIVNKRVRGKILAKRVNVRIEHIHHSKCREDFLRRVKENERLLKEAKGKGQWVSLKRQPEHPKKAHFVKKLEEPIALAPIPYEFIA; this is encoded by the coding sequence ATGACGAACTCAAAGGGCTACCGCCGTGGCACACGTGATATGTTCTCTCGTCCCTTCCGAAAGCATGGTGTCATACCACTGTCTACTTACATGCGAGTATTTAAGATTGGAGACATCGTGGACATTAAGGGACATGGCGCCGTACAGAAGGGTTTGCCCTACAAGGCATACCACGGCAAAACTGGGCGCATTTTTAATGTAACTCAGCACGCTGTTGGTGTTATTGTAAATAAGCGTGTACGCGGTAAGATACTTGCCAAGCGTGTTAATGTACGCATCGAACACATCCACCACTCCAAGTGCCGGGAGGATTTCCTGCGTCGCGTTAAGGAAAACGAGCGCTTACTAAAAGAGGCCAAGGGAAAGGGACAATGGGTCAGCCTGAAGCGCCAGCCCGAACATCCAAAGAAGGCGCACTTCGTTAAGAAGTTGGAGGAACCTATCGCTCTGGCTCCAATTCCATACGAATTCATTGCCTAA
- the LOC139354572 gene encoding uncharacterized protein isoform X1: MDILPVAPSQRNRTTSNTISDDLFIRTPDTKTTSYLAAKAQLEDPLASIGKRKIGRPLRNSWRSHSQPLPVCWAASCRISGSTPFSHFLKVQYAYWDSELYCGGAGKMAKHPWDEKEALIY, from the exons atggacatcctgccggTCGCGccctcgcaaagaaa cagaaccaccagtaatacgatctccgacgacctcTTCATTAGGACTCCGGACACCAAgaccaccagctacttggcagctaaGGCGCAGCTGGAGGAcccgctggcttctatagggaagaggaaaatagggcgcccgctaaggaacagttggagaAGCCATAGCCAGCCTCTGCCAGTATGCTGGGCGGCTTCTTGCAGAatcagcggatcaaccccgttctcccacttcctcaaggtccaatatgcctattgggactcggaaCTGTACTGCGGTGGAGCGGGAAAGATGGcaaagcatccgtgggacgagaaggaagctttaatCTACTAA